Proteins encoded in a region of the Zea mays cultivar B73 chromosome 4, Zm-B73-REFERENCE-NAM-5.0, whole genome shotgun sequence genome:
- the LOC100194017 gene encoding uncharacterized protein LOC100194017 — protein sequence MHKLGRGSRDKVQQFMAITGASEKAALQALKASDWHLEGAFDVFYSQPQIAVANTRHLEELYNRYKEPDADMIMVEGISQICNDLQVDPQDIVMLVISWHMKASTMCEFTRQEFIGGLQSIGVDSIEKLQAKLPSLRAELKDDQKFHEIYNFAFAWAREKGQKSLALETAIGMWQLLFAERSWPLIDYWCQFLQVRHNKAISRDTWAQLLEFVKTIDPQLTNYDEEGAWPYLIDEFVDYLKENGLA from the exons ATG CATAAGCTAGGCAGAGGAAGCCGGGACAAGGTGCAACAGTTCATGGCAATTACCGGCGCAAG TGAGAAAGCTGCCCTTCAGGCTCTTAAAGCTAGTGATTGGCACTTGGAAGGAGCTTTTGATGTTTTCTACAGCCAGCCACAAATTGCTGTTGCTAATACTCGACATCTGGAAGAGCTCTACAACAGATATAAAG AACCAGATGCTGATATGATAATGGTGGAAGGCATATCACAGATCTGCAATGATTTACAG GTGGATCCTCAGGATATTGTTATG CTTGTCATATCGTGGCATATGAAAGCTTCCACTATGTGTGAATTCACTCGCCAGGAGTTCATTGGTGGACTGCAGTCAATAGG AGTGGATTCAATAGAGAAGCTTCAGGCGAAGTTACCTTCATTGCGAGCTGAGCTTAAAGATGATC AGAAGTTCCATGAAATATACAACTTTGCATTTGCCTGGGCAAGGGAGAAG GGCCAGAAATCTCTCGCATTGGAGACTGCTATTGGCATGTGGCAGTTGCTATTTGCTGAAAGGAGCTGGCCTCTCATTGACTACTGGTGCCAATTTCTACAG GTAAGGCATAATAAAGCAATCTCCAGGGATACATGGGCACAGTTATTGGAGTTTGTTAAG ACAATTGATCCTCAGCTAACCAACTATGACGAAGAAGGTGCTTGGCCCTACCTAATCGATGAATTTGTGGACTACTTGAAAGAGAACGGTCTTGCCTAG